One segment of Candidatus Methanoperedens sp. DNA contains the following:
- a CDS encoding methylated-DNA--[protein]-cysteine S-methyltransferase produces the protein MTLDIIFSKVLDRYVEIEYGTGTKLRSLRFVEPGKQLKEKKTHDAAFELERYFGGEAIDFSSDVDISYLSPFEQKVLAETRKIKHGKTITYSELAEKIDSRAVRAVGNALGKNPIPIIIPCHRVVAKKGIGGYSEGIDIKTRLLELEQIYANNL, from the coding sequence ATGACTCTGGACATTATTTTTTCAAAAGTTCTTGATCGTTATGTAGAGATAGAATATGGTACTGGTACAAAATTGCGTTCACTCCGATTTGTTGAGCCCGGAAAACAACTTAAAGAAAAAAAGACACATGACGCTGCTTTTGAATTAGAACGCTATTTTGGGGGTGAAGCAATTGATTTTTCATCGGATGTGGACATATCCTATCTATCGCCATTTGAACAAAAAGTGCTGGCGGAGACCAGGAAGATCAAGCACGGTAAAACAATTACCTATTCTGAACTCGCCGAAAAAATAGACAGCAGGGCAGTGCGGGCGGTCGGGAATGCACTTGGTAAAAATCCAATCCCCATTATCATTCCCTGCCACAGGGTAGTAGCAAAGAAGGGCATTGGCGGATACTCGGAAGGAATAGATATTAAAACCAGATTGCTGGAACTTGAACAGATATATGCCAATAACCTTTAA